One Brassica napus cultivar Da-Ae chromosome C2, Da-Ae, whole genome shotgun sequence DNA window includes the following coding sequences:
- the LOC106417365 gene encoding non-specific lipid-transfer protein 4-like, whose amino-acid sequence MAIALRFFTCLVLTVCIVASVDAAITCGTVTSSLAPCATYLSSGGEVPPPCCAGVKKLNGMAQTTADRQQACKCLKAAAQGINPSLASSLPGKCSVSIPYPISMSTNCDNVK is encoded by the exons ATGGCTATTGCTCTTAGGTTCTTTACATGCCTTGTTTTGACGGTGTGCATTGTCGCATCAGTAGATGCAGCAATCACATGTGGCACAGTGACAAGTAGCTTGGCTCCATGTGCCACCTACCTATCGAGTGGCGGGGAGGTGCCACCTCCATGCTGTGCGGGAGTCAAAAAATTGAATGGTATGGCTCAAACCACAGCGGACCGCCAACAAGCATGCAAGTGTCTAAAGGCCGCTGCACAGGGCATCAACCCAAGTCTAGCCTCTAGCCTTCCTGGAAAATGCAGTGTTAGCATTCCCTATCCCATCTCCATGAGTACCAACTGCGACAA CGTCAAGTGA